In a single window of the Nodularia spumigena CCY9414 genome:
- a CDS encoding HetZ-related protein 2 — MGVVMPTLIQGFEERNLAMTKEAEKLADYWGKRLAAECPEQSMANRKSIILWLLGSDLERFDQSKPQELNIAKQAMEYRWKILRQRYLGIGRERAYRHLLTRLGNLVTLRNSIQTWVSLSRDRQRSVMDVLQEVIQELLQNDKYMQQQMACIAEFTPDKRLRDTLLFASIEEYSMRPVRNQPLLLYRFVNYLRRVQRGGLTQVPSSDLVRIVSEEILSEDNDHRVNLADNQAVAEYQTAQQLEEQQALRQLVQQEFADYLQETLGEEAVEWLRLYLQGKSQDEIAKKLHKPIKEIYRLREKISYHAVRVFALKGKPELVDNWLGISLAENNLGLTQNQWQQLYENLTPLRRQILDLRKAGNSIEAIAQQLKLKTHQVMGEWTKVYLAAQSLRIQE, encoded by the coding sequence ATGGGGGTTGTGATGCCAACTTTAATACAGGGTTTTGAGGAGCGCAATCTCGCTATGACTAAGGAGGCAGAAAAATTAGCTGATTATTGGGGTAAGCGTCTGGCGGCGGAGTGTCCAGAACAAAGCATGGCCAACAGAAAAAGTATTATTCTTTGGCTTTTAGGAAGTGATTTAGAACGCTTCGACCAGAGCAAACCTCAAGAACTCAACATTGCTAAACAAGCGATGGAATATCGCTGGAAAATTTTACGTCAACGCTACTTGGGTATCGGGCGAGAACGTGCCTACCGTCACCTGCTGACTCGTCTAGGAAATTTAGTCACATTACGCAATAGTATACAGACTTGGGTTTCTCTGAGTCGCGATCGCCAGCGTAGTGTTATGGATGTTTTGCAAGAAGTTATACAAGAATTACTGCAAAACGATAAGTATATGCAGCAGCAAATGGCTTGTATTGCTGAATTTACCCCGGATAAACGACTGCGTGATACGCTATTATTTGCCAGTATAGAAGAGTATTCTATGCGTCCAGTGCGGAATCAACCCTTGCTCCTATATAGATTTGTCAACTACCTGCGACGGGTTCAGCGTGGGGGCTTAACCCAAGTGCCAAGCAGTGATTTAGTTAGGATAGTTTCCGAAGAAATCCTCTCAGAGGATAATGATCATCGGGTGAACTTGGCGGATAATCAGGCAGTTGCCGAATATCAAACAGCACAACAACTAGAAGAACAACAAGCACTGCGGCAGCTAGTACAACAGGAATTTGCTGATTATTTACAAGAAACCCTGGGAGAAGAAGCAGTAGAGTGGCTGCGATTGTATCTGCAAGGCAAATCCCAAGATGAAATCGCCAAAAAACTACATAAGCCAATCAAAGAAATTTACCGACTGCGAGAAAAAATTAGCTACCATGCGGTGCGCGTCTTTGCCCTCAAAGGTAAACCAGAACTCGTGGATAACTGGTTGGGAATTTCCCTAGCAGAAAATAATTTGGGACTAACTCAAAACCAATGGCAGCAGCTGTATGAAAACTTAACTCCTTTGAGGCGACAAATCCTAGATTTGCGTAAAGCAGGCAATTCTATAGAAGCAATAGCTCAACAGTTAAAGCTCAAAACTCATCAGGTGATGGGCGAATGGACAAAAGTCTATCTTGCAGCCCAATCTCTAAGAATTCAGGAATGA
- a CDS encoding M61 family metallopeptidase has protein sequence MTEATAPRIEIGIQETVPMIHYLVAMPQPQTHLFEVTLQLINHSSKILDLKMPVWTPGSYLVREYAKNLQYFAAFAGDKPLPWRKISKNHWQVNTSGVSELTVRYRMFANELSVRTNHLDSTHGYFNGAALFFRLPGWESLPIQITVVPPRPDWRVTTSLPAVGGQAYTFLADDFDTLVDSPVEIGNHKSYYFEVLGKPHELAVWGEGNLQSQQAIADIQKVIQVEAQMFGGLPYERYIFLLHLFAQAYGGLEHKNCCSLIYQRFGFRSQDKYERFVQLVAHEFFHLWNVKRIRPKGLEVFDYEQENYTSSLWFCEGTTSYYDLLIPLRAGIYDAKSYLSHLSKEITRFLTTPGRKVQPLAESSFDAWIKLYRPDANSNNCQMSYYLKGEMVSLLLDLLIRARHGNQRSLDDVMRQMWWKFGQPEIGYTPEQLQEVIESVAGVDLADFFESYINSTDELPFNHYLEPFGLHLVAEREEEPYLGIKAKTENAREVIKFVEVGSPAQVAGIDAGDELLAIEGIRLTAHQLSDRLKDYQPNDTIAVTVFHQDELRTYSVTLGTPHPTKFQIVPVHNPDPSQKENGAGWLGVPIVTLR, from the coding sequence ATGACCGAAGCAACAGCACCTCGTATCGAGATTGGCATCCAGGAAACAGTACCGATGATTCATTACCTGGTGGCAATGCCTCAACCACAAACGCATCTGTTTGAGGTGACATTGCAGCTAATCAACCACTCATCAAAAATTCTTGACTTGAAAATGCCAGTATGGACACCAGGCTCATACTTAGTGCGAGAATACGCCAAAAATTTACAGTATTTTGCCGCTTTTGCAGGGGATAAGCCTTTGCCTTGGCGAAAAATCAGTAAAAACCATTGGCAGGTCAATACAAGCGGTGTTTCAGAATTAACTGTGCGTTACCGGATGTTTGCCAATGAGCTATCGGTACGGACGAATCATTTGGATAGTACCCACGGCTATTTCAACGGTGCGGCACTGTTTTTTAGACTCCCTGGTTGGGAAAGTCTACCAATTCAGATTACTGTCGTACCACCGCGCCCAGACTGGCGGGTAACTACTTCTTTACCAGCAGTTGGTGGGCAAGCCTATACTTTCTTAGCTGACGATTTTGACACTCTTGTGGATAGCCCTGTGGAAATTGGTAACCACAAATCATATTACTTTGAGGTTTTGGGAAAGCCCCATGAACTGGCTGTTTGGGGAGAGGGTAATTTACAATCACAGCAAGCAATTGCCGATATCCAAAAAGTTATCCAGGTGGAAGCGCAGATGTTTGGGGGTTTACCCTACGAACGATATATTTTTCTGCTGCATTTATTCGCCCAAGCTTATGGAGGGTTGGAGCATAAAAACTGTTGTTCATTAATTTACCAGCGTTTTGGGTTTCGCTCTCAGGATAAATACGAGCGCTTTGTGCAATTGGTGGCACATGAATTTTTTCACTTGTGGAATGTCAAACGCATTCGCCCCAAAGGTTTGGAAGTTTTTGATTATGAGCAGGAAAACTATACTTCTTCTTTGTGGTTCTGTGAGGGAACTACAAGTTACTACGATTTACTGATTCCTCTGCGGGCTGGCATTTATGATGCTAAGTCCTATTTAAGTCATTTGAGTAAGGAAATTACCAGATTTCTGACTACGCCTGGGCGCAAGGTGCAACCACTGGCTGAGTCGAGTTTTGATGCTTGGATTAAACTTTATCGTCCAGATGCCAATAGCAATAATTGCCAAATGTCCTACTATTTGAAGGGGGAAATGGTTTCTTTGTTGCTAGATTTGCTGATTAGAGCCAGACATGGTAATCAGCGATCGCTTGATGATGTGATGCGGCAAATGTGGTGGAAATTTGGACAGCCAGAAATTGGCTACACCCCCGAACAGTTGCAGGAAGTAATTGAATCGGTGGCGGGTGTGGATTTGGCTGATTTCTTTGAATCCTACATTAATAGCACTGACGAATTACCTTTTAATCATTACCTGGAACCTTTCGGTTTACATCTAGTAGCCGAACGAGAAGAAGAACCTTATTTAGGTATTAAGGCAAAAACTGAAAATGCACGAGAAGTAATTAAATTTGTGGAAGTCGGCTCACCTGCACAAGTAGCGGGAATTGATGCAGGCGATGAGTTATTGGCCATTGAGGGTATCCGGTTAACAGCTCATCAACTGAGCGATCGCCTCAAAGATTACCAACCAAACGATACTATTGCAGTCACAGTTTTCCACCAAGATGAATTACGCACCTATTCTGTTACCCTTGGTACACCACATCCGACTAAGTTTCAGATTGTTCCAGTACATAATCCCGACCCCTCGCAAAAAGAGAATGGTGCAGGGTGGTTAGGCGTACCGATAGTTACTCTTCGTTAA
- a CDS encoding AAA-like domain-containing protein translates to MTIDEVVLLLKASQVNGVTTLQEMILRSSWEGKTYTSIAFEAHYGEERVRKVAAHLWQSLSDFWGEPIHKSNFREKLLSRRLTKTHQQLIKEFNRAATAISLEFPNSPVSPNSRLYIPRPPIEELFYAEITTPGSVVCIQSPNKMGKSSLILRIITRATNEGFRTVSLDFQQADKAVFSSLDKFLRWLCANVSRELQLEPKLNDYWDEDMGSKVSCSMYFQKYLLTAVKSPVVLVFNEVDWVFDYPEIAGEFLPLMRSWYEQSKMVEVWQKLRLVLVYSQDILVSLKLTKSPFNMGLLIKLPNFTKEQVEDLAQRHGLDWVDSQNTQRLMAMVGGHPYLVRLALYHLVGKGGLEGNLEELLQQAATTKGIYHEYLKQYVLVLQGEPELATAFYEVITASNDVNLEPTIAYKLYSMGLVNLSGDRCTPACELYRLYFQRQLNTVEHLINPNELRSLH, encoded by the coding sequence ATGACGATAGATGAAGTCGTATTGCTACTAAAAGCCAGCCAAGTTAATGGTGTGACAACACTCCAAGAGATGATTTTGCGTTCTTCCTGGGAGGGAAAAACATATACAAGTATAGCTTTTGAAGCCCACTACGGGGAAGAGCGTGTGCGGAAAGTTGCTGCTCATTTATGGCAATCTTTAAGCGATTTTTGGGGGGAACCGATTCATAAATCTAACTTCCGTGAAAAGTTGTTATCTCGCCGTCTCACTAAAACCCATCAACAGTTAATTAAGGAGTTTAACCGGGCTGCAACTGCCATATCTCTGGAATTTCCTAATAGCCCAGTATCTCCTAATTCTAGATTATACATTCCTCGCCCGCCAATAGAGGAACTTTTCTATGCAGAAATAACTACACCAGGAAGTGTTGTCTGTATCCAATCTCCGAATAAAATGGGAAAAAGTTCTCTGATTCTCAGGATAATTACACGGGCTACTAATGAAGGTTTTCGCACCGTTAGTTTGGATTTTCAGCAAGCAGATAAAGCAGTCTTTAGCAGTTTGGATAAGTTTTTACGCTGGTTGTGTGCCAATGTTAGCCGGGAGTTACAGCTAGAACCAAAACTTAACGATTACTGGGATGAGGATATGGGTAGTAAAGTTAGCTGCTCTATGTATTTCCAGAAGTATTTGCTAACTGCTGTGAAAAGTCCTGTGGTGTTGGTATTCAACGAAGTAGATTGGGTATTTGATTATCCTGAGATTGCTGGGGAATTTCTGCCATTGATGCGTTCTTGGTATGAACAGTCCAAAATGGTGGAAGTTTGGCAAAAGCTCCGCCTGGTATTGGTTTATTCTCAGGATATTCTTGTGAGTTTAAAACTGACAAAATCCCCATTCAATATGGGGTTGTTAATTAAGTTGCCAAATTTTACAAAAGAGCAGGTTGAGGATTTAGCACAACGTCATGGTTTAGATTGGGTTGATAGTCAGAATACTCAACGTTTGATGGCGATGGTGGGGGGACATCCCTATTTAGTCAGATTGGCTTTGTATCACCTTGTGGGTAAGGGAGGCTTAGAAGGGAACCTAGAGGAACTACTACAACAAGCAGCGACTACAAAGGGAATTTATCACGAGTATTTGAAACAGTATGTATTGGTATTGCAAGGGGAGCCAGAATTGGCTACTGCTTTCTATGAGGTAATTACTGCGAGCAATGATGTGAATTTGGAGCCTACCATAGCATATAAATTATATAGTATGGGGCTGGTGAATCTGTCAGGCGATCGCTGTACTCCGGCGTGTGAGTTGTATCGGTTATATTTTCAAAGACAACTTAACACGGTGGAGCATTTGATTAACCCCAATGAATTGAGAAGCCTACACTGA
- a CDS encoding PAS domain-containing sensor histidine kinase, translated as MNIPEPATYNMEAHISASSLQNFPDQQPQAALQMALASSGLGWWNWNLVTNKTYFDPQWKHILGYQREEITNAYESFEKLVHPEDLWKVQQVLQEYLQGCTPKFEIEFRMLAKSGEWKWILSGGCVFEWDEFGKPILMTGTHRDITQEKLFQESLQQDKKQEQLLAEAQIKEKSAQLQITQRQLLQNDQMANLGQIVVEMANEIYHPVNFIYDNFHPTSQYAEELIKVIELYQYYYPKPNSEITSYLQEFDFSLIKTDFLQLLWSMQSGSERLQEIVSALRNFSNLDADKMQKSNLHEGLDSVIRILQHRLKEKPDRPGIEVIKEFGELPLIDCYPGELNQVFMNILNNAIDALEERMKQDYSLIPQIFIRTEVVSSHLSLVTSNESHRVDNQLGKKQKVVIHIYDNGKGILPHIKRRIFEPFFTTKAMGKSKGLGLAISQQIIVEKHHGKLRCNSQLGQGTEFVIEMNTTARHYADMRRHANF; from the coding sequence ATGAATATCCCAGAACCTGCTACCTACAACATGGAAGCTCATATTTCAGCGTCAAGCTTGCAAAATTTCCCAGATCAACAGCCACAAGCAGCCTTACAAATGGCATTAGCTTCTAGTGGTCTAGGTTGGTGGAATTGGAATTTAGTTACCAATAAAACCTATTTTGACCCTCAGTGGAAGCACATTTTAGGGTATCAGCGAGAAGAAATTACCAACGCCTATGAATCCTTTGAAAAACTTGTACATCCAGAGGATTTGTGGAAAGTCCAACAGGTATTACAAGAGTATCTTCAAGGATGCACACCTAAATTTGAAATTGAATTCAGAATGTTGGCTAAATCTGGCGAGTGGAAATGGATTTTATCAGGTGGTTGTGTATTTGAGTGGGATGAATTTGGTAAACCCATATTGATGACAGGAACTCATAGAGATATTACCCAAGAGAAGTTGTTTCAAGAAAGTTTGCAACAGGATAAAAAGCAAGAACAATTGTTAGCAGAAGCACAAATAAAAGAAAAGTCAGCACAACTGCAAATTACCCAAAGACAATTATTACAGAATGACCAAATGGCTAATCTCGGTCAAATCGTAGTCGAGATGGCTAACGAAATTTATCATCCTGTTAACTTTATTTATGATAATTTTCATCCCACAAGTCAGTATGCTGAAGAGTTAATTAAAGTAATTGAACTGTATCAATATTATTATCCCAAACCGAACTCAGAAATTACCTCATATTTGCAAGAGTTCGACTTTAGTCTGATAAAAACAGACTTTTTACAATTGCTTTGGTCAATGCAATCTGGCTCTGAGCGTCTTCAAGAGATTGTTTCGGCTCTGCGGAATTTCTCGAACCTTGATGCAGATAAAATGCAAAAATCTAACCTACATGAGGGACTGGATAGTGTAATCAGGATATTGCAGCATCGCCTCAAAGAAAAGCCAGATAGACCAGGAATTGAAGTTATTAAAGAATTTGGAGAATTACCTTTAATTGACTGTTATCCTGGAGAGTTAAATCAGGTATTTATGAATATTCTAAATAATGCCATTGATGCGTTAGAAGAAAGGATGAAACAAGATTATTCCTTGATTCCCCAGATTTTCATTCGCACAGAAGTTGTGAGCAGTCATTTATCATTAGTCACTAGTAATGAATCCCACAGAGTTGATAATCAGCTTGGGAAAAAGCAAAAAGTTGTGATTCATATTTATGACAATGGTAAAGGTATTCTTCCGCATATTAAAAGGCGGATTTTTGAACCTTTCTTTACTACTAAAGCAATGGGTAAAAGTAAGGGTCTAGGACTAGCAATTAGTCAACAAATTATTGTGGAAAAACATCATGGGAAACTTAGGTGTAATTCTCAATTAGGTCAAGGTACAGAGTTTGTTATTGAAATGAATACCACAGCGCGACACTATGCTGATATGAGAAGACACGCTAATTTTTAA